One part of the Sorangiineae bacterium MSr11954 genome encodes these proteins:
- a CDS encoding TonB family protein, translating into MQLRGCISAAFVLSLLLVASPAFSQPAVAPPEKTSGAPATWPAELPRQDGASVTVTLVVGADGTPSEIAAEEGAPPALASAAVAAVARWTFAPARRDGVAVPAKIKVAVTFEPPAPPPPATITSPAPAASPPAAPAPAASPPAAPAPAPVDQVQVRGEKPAPTVAASDFDIRVGQLHDVPRRSAEDLLQLAPGVMLTNHGGEGHASAVFLRGFDAGEGQDIEFRLDGIPLNEPSNAHGHGYADTHFIIPELVHRLRFTEGPFDPRQGDFAVAGSVDYKLALPQRGVRITTGYGSFDTKRLLVLWGPAGTPSGTFAGVDFREGSGFGPNRSHASARVMGQVEIPLDARTTLSLSAASYAARFDSAGVIRQDDFTNRVLSKCPADEDSQFFCYYDGNQGGGVARHGVSARLTRRTKLANLEQLAFVTVRQLRLRQNFTGYLSDVSTTGQEQRGDGVEQIYDTVMLGARGSVTLPFDAFERKHELEIGYFARYDEGASKQRRLRFGGGAPYRTDFDDKLRISNLAAYAAARVKLFPWLVLRGGMRVDTFAFATVDRNRPALDRSGSRETSEALEAYGVAVQPKASVDVAALPGVHLITSFGVGTRSSDAHALSAGEFAPFGRVRAVESGVVATHGWDDGSTLTARAVAYYTRVDRDLVFDEKAGRNVLAGVSNRYGALATARFTSAWGLDMQLAVTYAEARLPPSGASWTDIGAGARLPYIPRWVTRFDGSLRRPLRIGGQSFQYNVALGATYVAPRPLPFEQESPSFFTVDAALRVRWRAFEAGLEITNLFDRRNRLAIFNYPSNFRGPDALPSYLTQQHFSAAPPRTFFGTLTVYFDANDATGASDAGGATGAGGETGAGGATGAGGATGANDASARAGAGGAS; encoded by the coding sequence GTGCAGTTGCGCGGATGCATTTCGGCGGCCTTCGTCCTTTCGCTCCTCCTCGTGGCGTCTCCGGCCTTTTCGCAGCCGGCGGTCGCGCCCCCGGAGAAGACGAGCGGCGCGCCTGCCACCTGGCCGGCGGAGCTTCCGCGCCAGGATGGCGCGTCGGTCACCGTGACCCTGGTGGTGGGCGCCGATGGGACCCCGAGCGAGATCGCCGCCGAGGAAGGTGCGCCTCCCGCGCTGGCGTCCGCCGCGGTGGCCGCCGTCGCGCGATGGACCTTTGCGCCGGCTCGGCGCGATGGCGTCGCCGTACCGGCAAAGATCAAAGTCGCGGTCACCTTCGAGCCCCCCGCGCCGCCCCCTCCCGCGACCATCACGTCGCCGGCGCCCGCCGCATCGCCCCCGGCCGCCCCGGCGCCCGCCGCATCGCCCCCGGCCGCCCCGGCGCCGGCACCGGTGGACCAAGTGCAAGTCCGCGGAGAGAAACCCGCGCCCACCGTCGCGGCCAGCGACTTCGACATCCGCGTGGGGCAATTGCACGACGTCCCGCGGCGCAGCGCGGAAGACTTACTCCAGCTGGCGCCCGGCGTGATGCTCACCAACCACGGCGGGGAAGGCCACGCCTCGGCGGTCTTCTTACGAGGCTTCGACGCAGGCGAAGGGCAGGACATCGAGTTTCGCCTCGACGGCATCCCGTTGAACGAGCCCTCGAACGCGCACGGACATGGCTACGCCGACACGCATTTCATCATCCCCGAGCTCGTGCACCGCCTTCGATTCACCGAAGGCCCCTTCGACCCCCGGCAGGGCGACTTCGCCGTCGCCGGCAGCGTGGACTACAAGCTCGCCCTGCCCCAACGCGGCGTGCGGATCACCACCGGCTACGGATCCTTCGACACCAAGCGCCTCCTCGTCTTGTGGGGACCGGCCGGCACCCCCAGCGGCACCTTTGCGGGGGTCGACTTTCGCGAGGGCTCGGGTTTCGGGCCAAACCGCTCCCACGCGTCGGCGCGGGTCATGGGGCAGGTGGAGATCCCGCTCGACGCGCGCACCACGCTCTCGCTCTCCGCCGCGAGCTACGCCGCGCGGTTCGACTCGGCCGGTGTCATCCGGCAAGACGACTTCACGAACCGTGTGCTGAGCAAGTGCCCCGCCGACGAGGACAGCCAGTTCTTCTGCTACTACGACGGCAACCAAGGCGGGGGTGTCGCGCGCCATGGCGTGTCCGCGCGACTGACGCGCCGAACGAAGCTCGCGAACCTGGAGCAGCTCGCCTTCGTCACGGTGCGGCAGCTTCGGCTCCGGCAAAACTTCACCGGCTACCTCTCGGACGTGAGCACCACCGGGCAGGAACAGCGCGGCGACGGCGTCGAGCAAATCTACGACACGGTGATGTTGGGCGCCCGCGGCAGTGTCACCCTGCCGTTCGACGCGTTCGAGCGCAAACACGAGCTCGAAATCGGCTACTTCGCCCGCTACGACGAGGGCGCCTCCAAACAGCGACGCCTCCGGTTCGGAGGCGGAGCGCCCTATCGGACCGACTTCGACGACAAGCTCCGGATCAGCAACCTCGCCGCCTACGCCGCGGCGCGGGTGAAGCTGTTTCCGTGGTTGGTCCTGCGCGGCGGCATGCGCGTCGACACGTTTGCGTTCGCCACCGTCGATCGCAACCGGCCCGCGCTCGATCGCTCGGGCTCGCGCGAAACGTCCGAAGCGCTCGAGGCGTACGGGGTGGCCGTGCAGCCCAAGGCGTCGGTCGACGTGGCGGCCCTCCCCGGCGTTCATCTCATCACCAGCTTTGGCGTGGGGACCCGCTCGAGCGATGCACACGCCCTCTCCGCCGGCGAGTTCGCGCCGTTCGGGCGGGTGCGCGCGGTCGAGAGCGGGGTTGTCGCGACGCACGGGTGGGACGACGGAAGCACCCTCACCGCGCGCGCCGTCGCCTACTACACCCGCGTCGATCGCGATCTGGTGTTCGACGAAAAGGCCGGGCGCAACGTCCTGGCCGGCGTCTCCAACCGCTATGGAGCGCTGGCCACCGCGCGATTCACCTCGGCATGGGGGCTCGATATGCAGCTCGCCGTCACGTATGCGGAGGCTCGCCTCCCGCCATCGGGCGCATCGTGGACCGACATCGGCGCGGGCGCGCGGCTCCCGTACATTCCCCGCTGGGTCACCCGCTTCGATGGCTCGCTCCGGCGCCCTCTGCGCATCGGCGGACAGTCCTTTCAATACAACGTGGCCCTGGGCGCGACCTATGTGGCGCCGCGGCCGCTCCCCTTCGAGCAGGAGAGCCCCTCGTTCTTCACCGTGGACGCCGCGCTCCGCGTGCGATGGCGCGCCTTCGAGGCCGGCCTGGAGATCACGAACTTGTTCGATCGCCGCAACCGCCTCGCGATCTTCAACTACCCCTCGAACTTCCGCGGCCCCGACGCGCTGCCGTCGTACCTGACGCAGCAGCACTTCTCGGCAGCCCCACCGCGCACGTTCTTCGGCACCCTCACCGTATACTTCGACGCCAACGACGCGACCGGTGCGAGCGATGCGGGCGGTGCAACGGGCGCGGGCGGTGAAACAGGTGCGGGAGGTGCAACGGGCGCGGGCGGTGCAACAGGTGCGAACGACGCGTCCGCGCGCGCGGGCGCAGGAGGTGCATCGTGA
- a CDS encoding sigma-54 dependent transcriptional regulator: MLPERKQVLIVDDELNLRKILSAQLSRDGYDVLTAEDGEQGLQLLREHHIDLVVTDLKMPKVDGMTLLREALREDPDLPVVMITAHGTVDTAVEALKLGAFDYLTKPFDKDEVRQIVAKALKTRQLAGEEASPTEPGAGARFGIIGSSPGLTELYAVLERVADTPTTVLITGESGTGKELVARALHDHSSRRDKPFIKVNCAAIPKELIESELFGYERGAFTGAVTSKPGRFELAGGGTLFLDEIGEIPVEMQVKLLRALQESEFERVGGIKTIRVDVRLVAATNRDLEKLIAQGAFRKDLFYRLNVVGIRLPALRERATDIPLLIEHFLTKFNERLKKSVVGVEPEAMDLLTAYSWPGNIRELENVVERAVLFSDAPKLRVQDLPPELRVGSQAVSPIPMGEADLQAALSSEGGLKEHVKVAMSRLERELVSRALMQTGGNVTHAARLLKISRKGLQLKMKELGLREGAGGAGEKGD; this comes from the coding sequence ATGCTTCCTGAAAGAAAGCAGGTACTCATTGTCGACGATGAGCTAAACCTGCGGAAAATCCTTTCCGCCCAGCTCTCACGCGATGGGTACGACGTCCTCACCGCCGAAGACGGCGAGCAAGGCCTTCAGCTCTTGCGCGAGCACCACATCGACTTGGTGGTGACCGATCTCAAGATGCCCAAGGTCGATGGTATGACCTTGCTCCGCGAGGCGCTGCGCGAAGATCCCGATCTTCCAGTGGTGATGATCACGGCGCACGGCACCGTGGACACCGCGGTCGAAGCGCTCAAGCTCGGCGCCTTCGACTACCTGACGAAGCCCTTCGACAAAGACGAAGTCCGTCAGATCGTCGCCAAGGCCCTCAAGACGCGCCAGCTCGCCGGCGAAGAAGCCTCGCCCACCGAGCCCGGTGCCGGCGCGCGCTTTGGGATCATCGGCAGCTCGCCCGGCCTCACCGAGCTTTACGCCGTTCTGGAGCGTGTCGCGGACACACCCACCACTGTGCTCATCACGGGCGAGAGCGGCACCGGCAAAGAGCTGGTGGCGCGCGCGCTGCACGATCACTCGTCGCGTCGCGACAAGCCGTTCATCAAGGTCAATTGCGCGGCCATTCCCAAAGAGCTGATCGAGAGTGAGCTCTTTGGCTACGAGCGCGGCGCCTTCACCGGCGCGGTCACCTCCAAGCCGGGTCGCTTCGAGCTCGCCGGCGGCGGCACGCTCTTCCTCGACGAGATCGGCGAGATCCCGGTGGAGATGCAGGTGAAGCTGCTGCGAGCCCTGCAAGAGAGCGAGTTCGAGCGGGTCGGCGGCATCAAGACCATCCGGGTCGACGTGCGCCTGGTGGCGGCCACCAACCGGGATCTGGAAAAGCTCATCGCCCAGGGCGCCTTCCGCAAAGATTTGTTTTATCGACTCAACGTAGTGGGCATTCGTCTACCAGCGCTCCGCGAGCGCGCGACGGACATTCCGCTGCTCATCGAGCACTTTCTCACCAAGTTCAATGAACGATTGAAAAAGTCCGTCGTCGGGGTGGAGCCCGAGGCGATGGACCTTCTCACCGCCTATTCCTGGCCCGGCAACATCCGCGAGCTCGAGAACGTGGTGGAGCGCGCCGTGCTCTTCTCCGACGCGCCCAAGCTGCGCGTGCAAGATCTGCCCCCGGAGCTGCGCGTGGGATCGCAGGCCGTATCGCCGATTCCCATGGGGGAGGCCGATTTGCAGGCGGCGCTCTCGAGCGAAGGGGGGCTGAAGGAGCATGTGAAGGTGGCGATGAGCCGCCTCGAGCGTGAGCTCGTCAGCCGCGCCTTGATGCAGACGGGCGGCAACGTCACGCATGCCGCGCGGCTGCTGAAGATTTCGCGCAAAGGACTGCAGCTCAAGATGAAGGAGCTTGGGCTGCGTGAAGGTGCAGGCGGAGCAGGCGAGAAAGGGGATTAG
- a CDS encoding formylglycine-generating enzyme family protein, giving the protein MKSATGWVLLAAAAACSKHDAPAPADTGAPSSSSSSSFAGSGASATGSIAASASPPAGVPRPGMIWIPPGVLRAGTPPDRVPRVADEELPGTEMVLGGYYIDILPYPNEAGAIPTSNVTRDEAARLCESKGKRLCGEFEWERACKGQGNSTYEYGDAYRAASCGTGAAIEHAARRPSGERVACKSDFGTMDMHGGVWEWTDSPWARSSSQPNLGVLRGGNALAGELVGRCANAIGRPVGSKGPTMGFRCCAGTRNAQTNDLVVKPGVPLERSVKPGDLGLPFVGLATKKWAVSESATFVPRQGWTWHPSANEELLIVTGCARADAAAGASDASVSGMSSASGGAGGCGVIIGRPPPVPSADPVILTTIESGRDAAEVVLFGDARHLRMRGLDLKGSFLREILYAYGRVDVGPVKR; this is encoded by the coding sequence TTGAAGTCCGCCACCGGCTGGGTCCTCCTCGCCGCCGCGGCCGCGTGCTCGAAGCACGACGCGCCCGCGCCGGCCGACACCGGAGCGCCTTCATCCTCGAGCTCCTCGAGCTTCGCGGGCTCGGGGGCGAGTGCGACGGGCTCGATCGCGGCGAGCGCATCGCCGCCCGCGGGCGTACCGCGTCCTGGGATGATCTGGATTCCGCCTGGCGTGCTCCGCGCGGGCACACCCCCGGACCGCGTTCCTCGGGTGGCCGACGAGGAGTTGCCCGGTACCGAGATGGTCCTTGGTGGCTATTACATCGATATTCTCCCTTATCCCAACGAGGCCGGCGCGATTCCCACTTCCAACGTGACCCGCGACGAGGCCGCGCGCCTCTGCGAGTCCAAGGGAAAGCGCCTGTGCGGCGAGTTCGAATGGGAGCGCGCGTGCAAAGGCCAGGGCAACTCCACGTACGAATACGGCGACGCGTACCGCGCAGCCTCCTGCGGCACGGGCGCAGCCATCGAGCACGCCGCGCGCAGGCCCAGCGGGGAGCGGGTGGCGTGCAAAAGCGATTTCGGCACCATGGACATGCACGGCGGCGTATGGGAATGGACCGATAGCCCATGGGCACGCAGCTCGAGTCAGCCGAATCTCGGTGTTTTGCGTGGAGGCAATGCGCTTGCAGGTGAGCTGGTTGGACGCTGCGCGAATGCCATTGGGCGCCCGGTGGGTTCGAAGGGACCCACCATGGGATTTCGATGTTGCGCCGGTACGCGAAATGCTCAGACGAACGATCTGGTGGTCAAACCCGGCGTCCCGCTGGAGCGAAGTGTGAAACCCGGCGACCTTGGGTTGCCGTTCGTGGGATTGGCCACTAAGAAGTGGGCCGTGTCGGAGTCGGCGACCTTCGTGCCGCGCCAAGGTTGGACGTGGCATCCGTCTGCCAATGAAGAGCTCTTGATCGTCACGGGATGCGCGCGCGCAGACGCGGCTGCTGGTGCGAGTGATGCGAGCGTGAGCGGTATGAGCAGTGCGAGCGGAGGAGCTGGCGGATGCGGCGTCATCATCGGCCGCCCGCCGCCGGTACCGAGCGCCGATCCCGTGATTTTAACCACGATCGAGTCGGGGCGCGACGCCGCCGAAGTCGTTCTATTTGGCGACGCACGTCATCTGCGAATGCGCGGTTTGGACCTGAAGGGGAGCTTCCTCCGCGAGATCCTTTATGCCTACGGTCGAGTCGACGTTGGTCCCGTAAAGCGTTGA
- a CDS encoding Uma2 family endonuclease, whose translation MTIEEWANLDEDVGGEFVDGYLEEEEMPSFLHGLVNGWLTENLRKWARRRGGFVASSDAKYAVSPTRGRKPDLAVYLDGRKPTAEGLIREPPDLVFEVVSHNPRDARRDRIHKLQEYATFGIKLYGLIDPALRSLEVFELGADGRYVRAVGASEGCVSNIPGCGVLLLDLDELWREVDDLLATERDSTAGDDS comes from the coding sequence ATGACCATCGAAGAATGGGCCAACCTCGACGAGGACGTCGGGGGGGAATTCGTCGATGGTTACCTCGAGGAAGAGGAGATGCCGAGCTTCCTTCATGGTCTGGTGAACGGCTGGCTCACGGAAAATCTGCGGAAATGGGCGCGGCGGCGCGGGGGGTTCGTGGCCAGCTCCGACGCGAAATACGCGGTTTCTCCCACCCGAGGCCGCAAGCCCGACCTTGCCGTGTACCTGGACGGGCGCAAGCCTACGGCGGAAGGGCTGATTCGGGAGCCGCCGGATTTGGTCTTCGAGGTGGTGTCCCACAACCCGCGCGACGCGCGCAGGGACCGCATCCACAAGCTCCAAGAGTACGCGACCTTCGGGATCAAGCTCTATGGCCTGATCGACCCGGCGCTGCGGTCGCTCGAGGTGTTCGAGCTGGGGGCCGACGGCCGTTATGTGCGCGCGGTGGGCGCCAGCGAGGGCTGCGTCTCGAACATACCGGGGTGCGGCGTGCTCCTGCTCGACCTCGACGAACTCTGGCGGGAGGTCGACGATCTTCTGGCGACGGAAAGAGACAGTACCGCGGGCGATGACAGCTGA
- a CDS encoding HAMP domain-containing histidine kinase, with protein sequence MQHKGQKHMAEIVPTPNRAHSLGEKRGPERVVAPATKPLQNRTEEPEFNLRILWPLARYMEDRGGREQLDAFAKMAHLTAEDFERTNQWISWETFELILANAREILGDDESFKVACAHRLEETYGPVRFFFWAASPALMFKTTESASRFFSTVGKFELVDRGRNFARLRWTSSRPESRLMCLSRQAHGCKMPTFWGLPPAMVREHSCIARGDKACEYHYYWYSPRSGLFSVTSFALVALVTMQAAPGLLSTPIGWTLPLLAGALAHMYEMYRSDQADRTTREETTDALRRLVTEEAEARLEIVLLHQRQREWTRMLEEENAERSATLAQIAERVEHLQHAREKTLLGFSHDLRNPLTAIQFSADYLRDNVHMLDSEGKLVVQDLQSATSHMRTMLAELMVVASAQRNLMTFAPKTIEIAGLVERLRRRVRALVHGRENVRASVVATRAAPVSIEMDPLLLDRVLDNLLTNAAKYTDRGAITVEVDGTRGFLVIRVSDTGRGIKQEDLVKTFHAGGSDPHTRAKNSYGVGLSVVVHLLGRIGGTLEVMSKPGRGTTFWVRLPVKFEADSGPRLTENDTGDVLSRVVKIRKSTT encoded by the coding sequence TTGCAGCACAAAGGGCAGAAGCACATGGCGGAGATCGTCCCCACACCAAATAGGGCGCACTCCTTGGGGGAAAAACGAGGCCCCGAGCGTGTCGTCGCGCCTGCGACCAAGCCACTTCAGAATCGAACGGAAGAACCCGAGTTCAACCTGCGGATCCTTTGGCCTTTGGCCCGTTACATGGAGGACCGCGGCGGTCGCGAACAGCTCGACGCCTTCGCAAAGATGGCTCACCTCACCGCCGAGGATTTCGAGCGCACCAACCAGTGGATCTCCTGGGAGACCTTCGAGCTGATTCTCGCCAATGCCCGCGAGATCCTTGGAGACGACGAGTCCTTCAAGGTGGCGTGCGCGCATCGGCTGGAGGAGACCTACGGGCCCGTACGCTTCTTCTTTTGGGCGGCCTCTCCGGCGCTCATGTTCAAGACCACCGAGAGCGCGAGCCGCTTCTTCTCCACCGTCGGAAAATTCGAGCTGGTCGATCGCGGCCGCAACTTCGCGCGCCTGCGCTGGACGTCGTCGCGGCCGGAGAGCCGATTGATGTGCCTCTCCCGGCAGGCGCACGGCTGCAAGATGCCCACGTTCTGGGGGCTGCCTCCCGCCATGGTGCGCGAGCACTCGTGCATTGCGCGAGGCGACAAGGCTTGCGAGTACCACTACTATTGGTACAGCCCTCGCTCGGGTCTGTTCAGCGTCACCTCGTTTGCGCTGGTGGCGCTGGTGACCATGCAAGCGGCGCCGGGGCTGCTGAGCACCCCCATCGGGTGGACGCTTCCGCTTCTGGCCGGCGCCCTCGCGCACATGTACGAGATGTACCGAAGCGACCAGGCCGACCGCACCACGCGCGAAGAGACCACCGATGCGCTCAGGCGGCTGGTCACCGAGGAAGCCGAGGCGCGCCTCGAGATCGTGCTGCTGCATCAACGCCAGCGCGAGTGGACGCGCATGCTCGAGGAGGAGAACGCGGAGCGCTCCGCCACCCTCGCGCAGATCGCCGAGCGGGTGGAGCACCTGCAGCACGCGCGTGAGAAGACGCTCCTCGGCTTCTCGCACGATCTGCGCAACCCGCTGACGGCCATTCAATTCTCGGCCGACTACTTGCGCGACAACGTGCACATGCTCGACTCGGAGGGGAAGCTGGTGGTGCAGGACCTCCAGAGCGCGACGTCCCACATGCGCACGATGCTGGCCGAGCTGATGGTGGTCGCGAGCGCCCAGCGCAACCTGATGACCTTCGCGCCGAAGACGATCGAAATCGCGGGCCTGGTCGAGCGCTTGCGCCGCCGCGTTCGCGCGCTCGTGCACGGCCGCGAGAACGTGCGCGCCTCGGTGGTGGCCACCCGCGCCGCGCCGGTCTCGATCGAGATGGATCCGCTCCTGCTCGACCGCGTCCTCGACAACCTCCTGACGAATGCTGCAAAATACACGGATCGCGGGGCCATCACCGTGGAGGTCGACGGCACGCGCGGCTTCTTGGTCATCCGCGTGAGCGACACCGGTCGGGGTATCAAGCAAGAAGATCTGGTGAAGACGTTCCACGCGGGCGGCTCCGATCCGCACACGCGCGCCAAGAACAGCTACGGCGTGGGGCTCTCGGTGGTGGTGCACCTGCTCGGGCGCATCGGCGGGACCTTGGAGGTCATGTCGAAGCCGGGCCGCGGGACCACGTTCTGGGTGCGGCTGCCCGTGAAGTTCGAGGCGGACAGCGGTCCGCGCCTCACCGAAAACGATACCGGCGACGTGCTCAGTCGCGTGGTGAAGATTCGCAAATCGACGACGTGA
- a CDS encoding iron-containing alcohol dehydrogenase, with protein sequence MSDLVTWSFPTTVVYGNGALSTLGDHVKRIGAKRALVVTDAGVVKAGLAAKVADALKAAGIAAAIFDGVDPNPVEKNVVDGVEAYRAHRADIIVSVGGGSPLDTGKLIALKTTHERPLADYDDAAGGDQYITANVPPTIAIPTTAGTGSEVGRSGVVTLQATGRKTVIFSPHLLAKATLLDPALTVSMPASVTAATGFDALTHCLEAYCSLGDHPMADAIALGGLELVAKYLARAVRKGDDLEARGGMMKAAMMGAVAFQKGLGACHSLAHPLSSEKGLHHGLANALCLPAVVEFNQTTIPDKLERVRVIVDPRAESAADALRTLRSDIGLPGGLTMRGVTTADIPKLADKAIADACHRSNPRPTTRDDLARLYEASL encoded by the coding sequence ATGAGCGATCTGGTGACCTGGAGCTTTCCGACGACGGTTGTTTACGGTAACGGCGCGCTTTCGACGCTCGGGGACCACGTCAAACGTATCGGCGCCAAGCGCGCCTTGGTGGTGACCGATGCCGGTGTGGTCAAAGCCGGCCTGGCCGCCAAGGTGGCCGACGCGCTCAAGGCGGCCGGGATCGCGGCCGCCATTTTCGATGGCGTGGATCCGAACCCGGTCGAAAAAAACGTCGTGGACGGCGTGGAGGCTTACCGCGCGCACCGCGCGGACATCATCGTGTCCGTCGGGGGCGGCTCGCCGCTCGATACGGGTAAGCTCATCGCGCTCAAGACGACCCACGAGCGCCCGCTGGCGGACTACGATGACGCGGCCGGGGGCGATCAGTACATCACGGCCAACGTTCCGCCGACGATCGCCATCCCCACCACCGCGGGCACGGGCAGCGAGGTGGGCCGCTCGGGGGTGGTGACCTTGCAGGCGACCGGTCGCAAGACCGTCATTTTCAGCCCGCACCTGCTGGCCAAGGCGACCTTGCTGGACCCGGCGCTCACCGTGTCGATGCCGGCCTCGGTCACCGCCGCCACGGGCTTCGACGCGTTGACGCACTGCCTCGAAGCTTACTGTTCGCTGGGCGACCATCCGATGGCCGACGCCATCGCCCTCGGCGGGCTGGAGCTGGTCGCCAAGTACCTGGCCCGCGCCGTGCGCAAAGGCGACGATCTGGAGGCGCGCGGCGGCATGATGAAGGCGGCCATGATGGGCGCCGTCGCCTTCCAGAAGGGCCTTGGCGCGTGCCACTCCCTGGCGCACCCGCTCTCCAGCGAAAAGGGCCTCCACCACGGGCTCGCCAACGCGCTTTGCCTTCCGGCGGTGGTCGAATTCAACCAGACCACCATTCCGGACAAGCTGGAGCGCGTTCGCGTCATCGTCGACCCCCGCGCCGAGAGCGCCGCCGACGCACTGCGCACCCTCCGCTCCGACATCGGCCTTCCCGGCGGTCTCACCATGCGCGGCGTCACCACGGCGGACATCCCGAAGCTGGCCGACAAGGCGATCGCCGACGCGTGCCACCGCTCGAATCCCCGCCCCACGACGCGCGACGATCTGGCGCGCCTCTACGAAGCGTCGCTGTAG
- the gstA gene encoding glutathione transferase GstA has translation MKLYLAPKACSFAPHIILRELGIPFETETVNLGTKKTRSGEDFYTINPKGKVPALRLDNGEVLTEAAVILQYLADLKPEANLIPKAGSWERVRLQEWLHYTATEIHKQFNPLWRPDSPEATKKTAIETIVHNYGLAARHLDERPYLVGDRFTIADAYLFNFLEWNKMKGPALDIAQWPSLQAFDARISARPAVRAALDAEAAFR, from the coding sequence ATGAAACTTTATCTCGCACCGAAGGCATGCTCGTTCGCCCCTCACATCATTCTTCGCGAGCTCGGGATCCCGTTCGAGACGGAGACCGTCAACCTCGGCACGAAGAAGACGCGCAGCGGCGAGGACTTCTACACCATCAACCCAAAGGGAAAGGTGCCCGCGCTGCGCCTCGACAACGGTGAGGTGCTCACCGAGGCCGCCGTCATTCTCCAATATCTTGCGGACCTGAAGCCGGAGGCGAACCTGATCCCCAAAGCCGGAAGCTGGGAGCGCGTTCGCCTTCAAGAGTGGCTCCACTACACGGCCACCGAGATTCACAAGCAATTCAACCCGCTCTGGAGGCCGGACTCCCCCGAGGCCACGAAGAAGACCGCCATCGAGACCATCGTTCACAACTACGGTCTCGCAGCCCGCCACCTCGACGAGCGGCCGTACCTCGTCGGCGATCGCTTCACCATCGCCGATGCATACCTCTTCAATTTCCTCGAGTGGAACAAGATGAAGGGTCCCGCGTTGGACATCGCGCAGTGGCCGTCGCTGCAAGCCTTCGATGCGCGCATTTCCGCTCGTCCCGCGGTTCGCGCGGCGCTGGATGCCGAAGCGGCATTTCGCTGA